TGTTTTGCTCTGGTTGTCCTTACCCGACATGCGGCTCGATTACAAGCCGTCTATATCCTCGCCCTCACACTGGTTACTGTCTGACTGTTATTACATGCTAGCCTGTGGTTTCTCATCCTCTCTTTATCCCCTTTTAGAGGATCACACTTGAGCAACCATGGTGAAGATATTCATTGGGAACCTGTCTCAGCACACTGAGAAGGAGGACGTGGAAGCTCTCTTTACCAAATATGGCACAGTGACAGAATGTGCAAAGTACAAAAATTATGCCTTTGTCCACATGGATGACCGCAAGTCAGCCACCAAAGCCATCCGTGAGCTCCATCTCCATAAGCTGGATGGCAGGCCCATCAACGTGGAGCCCAGCAGAGGGAAGAACCAGGGCCCTGTGAAGCTCCACATAGCCAATGTAGAAAAGGGCTTTGACGATGAGCTGCGAGCCATGTTTGAAGAGTATGGCACAGTGAAAGAGTGTGCCATTGTCAAGAACTTTGCCTTTGTTCACATGGATAACTCTGATGAGGCCATGGATGCCATAAAGGGCCTGGATAACACAGAGTTTCAAGGTAAGTCAATCAATATACAATTCAAGTTTTTTAGATGTCCTAACTAGGGATGTCACGATACCATACATTTGTATGTACCAATACCAGTGAAACCGTAAGATTTTTTTTGATGCCAcagttacaatttttttttaaatctttaaaCTGGTTATAATTCATCCTCATATCTTTTTAGATTGTGAAAACTGTATTTGGGTTAAAAACCACATTTTGTTTACAAACCTGCAGTTGCCTTTTGaccaatattattatttattgctAAAAAGAGCCTGAATGCACCATAGACTCTGTAGAACCTTCTGCCAACACCTAACATTAACTAGCTCTCCTGTGCCATcaaaatgttaataataatcAGGATAAAATAGCCTTGAAAGCATTGACAGTTTGTACATCGGACGCCATTAGTCTCGAATGCTGGCCGTACAGGGAATTACGATGccgtaaaaaataaatatcacaCGTTTTACAAAATGTAAGCCATGACTTTGTTATGTATCGGTAGCTCGTAACATCCCCAGTCCATACTGTTGTATTTTAGATTTGAGGGACACTGATTTTCTCTCTCTTAGGAAAGCGCATACACGTTCAGATATCAAAAAGCAGACCCAAAGGTGGACCCGAGGAGGAGGACGACTATCCGCCTCCACCGAACAGAGGAGGCTATTATCCCCCTCCCCGCTACCAGGGGGAGAGGCccgagcctccgtacagagatcCCAGAGATCACAGAGATCACAGAGATCTCCACGATCCCCGCGATCGCATGTCTGCGTACGCCCCTCCACCCCTGCCCCCGCCACCCCCTCCCCCAAGACGAGCATCTTACCACGACCGTGGCTACGGCGAGCGAGAGGACTACGCCATGGTGGATTACTACGAGAAATACAGAGCCCGCCCCTACAGCATGGGCGGATACGATGACAGGCGTCCCAACGCCCCTCCTCCTCCGCCACCCCCCTCGGCACTGGTAAGGGAACGTCTCTCTATGGGGGCCCCTGACCCGTACGAGCGccgccccctcccccctccatcCTACATGTCTAGAGATCGAAGCCCGATCAGACGTGCCCCCCCTCCGCCTCCTCCATCAGCCGGTAACGGGTACTCATACGAGCGTTCCAGGCTCTCCCCGCTGTCCAGGGCTCCCATGTACCCGCCTCAGATGTATGCAGCCCACCGCCCCAGGGACCCCTACGCCGAGAGAGGGCCCCcgcctccaccaccacccccccgaTATGCGGGCTACTAGGGATCCGGAGGGTCATTCAAGGTGAGAACTGAGTGGATGGTAAATATCATTTAAAAGAAAGTAAGCATGATTGagaaaatgttaaataaatgtgcACCGAAAATGAATTTGAGAGCTGAATCCGTTGAGGTAGAATCACGCTTTAAACCACCCCCCATCAGCCAGAGCTCTTAATTCCTGCTGATTTAGTCCAGACCAATATACAGAAACTAAACCCTTGCTGATAGAATCctaaaaatactgctgctttAACATCAAAGATCAGTCTTGCGCGATTAAAACCCGCTCCTTGACATGTGTGGTGTGCTCTCTTCCCAGGTTTAGAATATTGCAAGATCGTCGTCGTCGTCTGCTGATGCACGTGGCGCTAAACATCCCCCTCGTCTTTGGCGGATTGCGTTGCGTTTGCCTGAGACTTACTGGAAGATACTGTTTTGCAGAACGCCCCGTACTTTAAAATCATATGATTCCATGTCTACGGTTCACGTAATCTTCTGAGCTGTTGATGCCTTTTCTGTTCCTTTGCTTGTTTTACTGTTTAGATCCCTCAAATGTTTTATAGAATACGATGCTGGCTTAGATGCCTAGTCTATTTCAGTGTGACGGAGTACTGTTATGCCAAAAGCCCTCTGCTCTTCAATTTTTCTAAATGGATATGCTCTTTTTCATAACGagggaagacatttaaataaaataaatatatagtctgAGATCAAAATCATTGCACTCAGACTAAGgttgttggttatttacaaaatATTAATCAAAATAAGAATAAAAGTTCAGTGTagagttgttttttttataatcaTTTTACATGGTGTGGCAGGTTGTACGTAATCTTTTAAGATTTGCGACAAATGTTAGCATGACGAATCAAAAGTTCAagggttgttttgttttgtgttatcTTTTCTTGCGAAAATATATTCTAGACACCCATTATGTATGATTTACTTTACTTTACAAGTTGCTTTTTATTTGATCGC
This genomic stretch from Pseudochaenichthys georgianus chromosome 18, fPseGeo1.2, whole genome shotgun sequence harbors:
- the LOC117463759 gene encoding RNA-binding protein 4.1-like codes for the protein MVKIFIGNLSQHTEKEDVEALFTKYGTVTECAKYKNYAFVHMDDRKSATKAIRELHLHKLDGRPINVEPSRGKNQGPVKLHIANVEKGFDDELRAMFEEYGTVKECAIVKNFAFVHMDNSDEAMDAIKGLDNTEFQGKRIHVQISKSRPKGGPEEEDDYPPPPNRGGYYPPPRYQGERPEPPYRDPRDHRDHRDLHDPRDRMSAYAPPPLPPPPPPPRRASYHDRGYGEREDYAMVDYYEKYRARPYSMGGYDDRRPNAPPPPPPPSALVRERLSMGAPDPYERRPLPPPSYMSRDRSPIRRAPPPPPPSAGNGYSYERSRLSPLSRAPMYPPQMYAAHRPRDPYAERGPPPPPPPPRYAGY